From one Trifolium pratense cultivar HEN17-A07 linkage group LG1, ARS_RC_1.1, whole genome shotgun sequence genomic stretch:
- the LOC123918431 gene encoding 5'-3' exoribonuclease 3 isoform X4: protein MGVPAFYRWLAEKYPMVIVDAVEEEPVVIEGVEIPIDLSKPNPNNLEYDNLYLDMNGIIHPCFHPEDRPSPTSFEEVFECMFDYIDRLFNMVRPRKLLFMAIDGVAPRAKMNQQRSRRFRAAKDAADAAAEESRLREEFESEGRKLPPKEESQTFDSNVITPGTEFMAVLSIALQYYVHLRLNNDPGWKNIKVILSDANVPGEGEHKIMSYIRLQRNLEGYDPNTRHCLYGLDADLIMLGLATHEIHFSILREVVFTPGPDKCFVCGQVGHMAAECEGKAKRKSGEFDEKGDAIVVKKPFQFLNIWTLREYLEFEMRIPNAPFEIDFECILDDFIFICFFVGNDFLPHMPTLEIREGAINLLMAVYKKEFKELGGYLTNGSKPNLSRVEHFIQAVGSYEDSIFQKRARQQQRTVERIKRQKSQARRGDDVGPQVQPESLVPVTQFRGSRLASAPMVSPFQQAGPTSVRKGNKEVHERPSKVSRSYSGATVAAAIVAAENSLLEDAQDNKDDLKIKLKGILRDKSDVFNSKGGHEDKIKLGEPGWKERYYEEKFSAQTPEELDAIRKDVVLKYTEGLCWVMHYYYEGVCSWQWFYPYHYAPFASDLKDLGELNINFELGTPFKPFDQLLGVFPAASSHALPEPYRKLMTDPNSPIIDFYPIDFDVDMNGKRYAWQGIAKLPFIDEARLLQEVRKIEDLLTPEEKRRNAIMFEMLFVNSCHPLSACISTLDNKCRNMSNSERADVKEKIDPNESGGMNGYISLCGGEPCPPIFRSPIAGMEDIMDNHVICAIYRLPDVHEHITRPPHGVKFPKKIVTLGDLKPEPVLWHEDNGRRFNEGNGRRFNEDNGRRFNEDNGRRFNEDNGRRFNESGRRNPPGAISGRELGDAAHRMVANSLQIRTDSNRYQHANGSTMPYNGPRGQRPSHHGHNYGSHPGQDYRSRPGYAVMPPLSVPPQYIPYAAVPPVEYGYNQPYSPPVLPSPHQHQSNSFPRGDHQNPRSQHYERNSHHVNGGNARHSSGNNQNPHFTNTQGSFAHQSHHGAGRHSRNFRPFRGSTTHWTSSANPSGSREYGQHSANHYSLLDRGASRKPRPPTNHNHK from the exons ATGGGAGTTCCGGCTTTCTACCGATGGCTCGCGGAAAAATATCCGATGGTGATTGTCGACGCAGTTGAAGAAGAACCTGTTGTTATCGAAGGTGTTGAAATCCCAATTGATTTGAGTAAACCAAACCCTAATAATCTCGAATACGATAACCTTTATCTTGATATGAATGGTATCATTCATCCTTGTTTTCATCCTGAGGATagg CCATCACCGACATCTTTCGAGGAGGTGTTTGAGTGTATGTTTGATTACATTGATAGGTTGTTTAACATGGTGCGACCTAGGAAGCTGCTGTTTATGGCTATTG ATGGTGTTGCACCGAGGGCTAAAATGAACCAGCAACGGTCTAGGCGGTTTAGGGCAGCTAAAGACGCAGCTGATGCG GCTGCTGAAGAGTCAAGGTTACGGGAGGAATTTGAAAGTGAGGGCAGAAAGCTTCCTCCTAAGGAAGAGtcacaaacttttgattcaaatgTAATCACGCCTGGAACTGAATTCATGGCTGTTTTATCAATTGCACTTCAGTACTATGTTCATCTTAGGCTGAACAATGACCCTGGTTGGAAAAATATCAAG GTTATTCTTTCTGATGCAAATGTTCCTGGTGAAGGGGAGCATAAGATTATGTCCTATATTCGCCTTCAAAGAAATCTTGAAGGATATGATCCGAATACACGACATTGCCTGTATGGTTTG GATGCTGATTTGATTATGTTGGGTCTGGCTACCCATGAAATCCATTTTTCAATTCTTAGAGAG GTTGTATTTACTCCTGGTCCAGACAAATGCTTTGTGTGTGGTCAAGTGGGTCATATGGCTGCAGAATGTGAAGGAAAGGCCAAAAGGAAGTCAGGGGAATTTGATGAAAAGGGCGATGCTATTGTTGTTAAAAAGCCTTTCCAG TTTCTGAACATTTGGACTCTGAGGGAATATCTGGAGTTTGAGATGAGAATACCTAATGCTCCTTTTGAGATTGATTTTGAATGCATATTGGATGATTTTATCTTCATATGCTTTTTTGTTGGAAATGATTTCCTACCACATATGCCTACGCTGGAGATTCGTGAG GGTGCAATTAACTTGCTGATGGCAGTATACAAGAAGGAATTTAAGGAATTGGGTGGTTATTTGACAAATGGTAGTAAG CCAAATTTGAGCAGGGTGGAGCATTTTATTCAGGCTGTTGGATCATACGAAGACAGCATATTCCAGAAAAGAGCTCGACAGCAACAG CGAACCGTGGAAAGAATTAAGCGTCAAAAGTCACAAGCAAGAAGAGGAGATGATGTTGGGCCTCAAGTTCAACCTGAGTCTCTAGTTCCAGTTACACAATTCCGCGGTTCTCGTCTCGCTTCAGCTCCAATGGTTTCACCATTTCAACAAGCTGGGCCCACCTCAGTCAGAAAAGGTAATAAAGAAGTCCATGAGAGGCCCAGTAAAGTTTCTAGGTCATATTCAGGAGCAACTGTTGCTGCTGCAATCGTTGCAGCGGAGAATAGCCTTTTAGAAGAT GCTCAAGATAACAAAGACGACTTGAAAATAAAGCTGAAGGGGATACTTCGTGACAAATCTGATGTGTTCAACTCAAAAGGTGGTCATGAGGACAAG aTTAAGTTGGGAGAACCAGGCTGGAAAGAGAGGTATTATGAAGAAAAGTTTTCTGCTCAAACTCCTGAAGAACTTGATGCTATACGGAAAGATGTT GTCTTGAAATATACTGAGGGTCTATGCTGGGTGATGCATTATTATTATGAAGGTGTTTGTTCTTGGCAATG GTTTTATCCGTATCATTATGCTCCCTTTGCGTCTGATCTCAAGGACCTTGGTGAGCTCAATATTAACTTTGAGCTGGGTACTCCATTCAAACCATTTGATCAGCTTCTTGGAGTTTTTCCTGCTGCAAG CTCTCATGCTCTGCCCGAGCCGTATAGGAAACTTATGACTGATCCCAACTCGCCAATTATTGACTTCTATCCAATAG ATTTTGATGTGGACATGAATGGCAAACGCTATGCTTGGCAG GGTATTGCAAAGTTACCTTTTATTGATGAAGCCCGTCTCCTTCAGGAAGTGCGGAAAATAGAAGACTTGTTAACG cCAGAGGAAAAGCGACGAAATGCAATAATGTTCGAGATGCTTTTTGTAAATTCATGTCATCCTCTCTCTGCGTGCATTAGTACACTCGACAACAAATGTAGAAACATGTCCAACTCTGAACGCGCTGAtgtcaaagaaaaaattgatcCCAATGAAAG TGGTGGAATGAATGGTTACATATCCTTATGTGGTGGAGAACCTTGCCCTCCCATCTTCAGGTCCCCTATTGCAGGCATGGAAGACATTATGGATAATCATGTCAT ATGTGCAATATATAGACTTCCAGATGTACATGAACATATAACCCGACCTCCACATGGAGTTAAATTTCCAAAGAAG ATTGTGACTCTTGGGGATCTAAAACCTGAACCCGTGTTATGGCATGAGGATAATGGTAGGAGATTTAATGAGGGTAATGGTAGGAGATTTAATGAGGATAATGGTAGGAGATTTAATGAGGATAATGGTAGAAGATTTAATGAGGATAATGGTAGAAGATTTAATGAAAGTGGAAG GAGAAACCCTCCAGGAGCTATATCCGGTCGGGAGCTAGGAGATGCAGCACACAGAATGGTTGCAAATTCATTACAGATCAGGACGGACTCAAATAGATACCAGCATGCTAATGGATCTACAATGCCTTATAATGGACCAAGGGGACAGAGACCATCACACCATGGCCATAACTATGGATCACACCCTGGCCAAGATTATAGATCACGCCCTGGCTATGCCGTAATGCCGCCTTTATCAGTTCCTCCGCAGTATATACCATACGCTGCTGTCCCTCCAGTGGAGTATGGTTATAATCAACCATACTCTCCACCAGTGCTGCCTAGTCCTCATCAACACCAATCAAATTCTTTTCCAAGAGGGGACCACCAAAACCCTAGATCACAACATTATGAAAGAAATAGCCATCATGTTAATGGTGGAAATGCAAGGCATTCCTCAGGAAACAATCAGAATCCTCATTTTACAAATACACAAGGTTCATTTGCCCATCAAAGTCACCACGGCGCTGGTCGCCACAGCCGAAACTTCCGACCATTTAGAGGTTCTACTACCCATTGGACTTCTTCGGCTAACCCTAGTGGGTCTAGGGAATACGGTCAACATTCGGCCAATCATTATTCTTTATTAGATAGAGGAGCAAGCCGGAAGCCGAGGCCTCCAaccaatcataatcacaaataA
- the LOC123918431 gene encoding 5'-3' exoribonuclease 3 isoform X3 produces the protein MGVPAFYRWLAEKYPMVIVDAVEEEPVVIEGVEIPIDLSKPNPNNLEYDNLYLDMNGIIHPCFHPEDRPSPTSFEEVFECMFDYIDRLFNMVRPRKLLFMAIDGVAPRAKMNQQRSRRFRAAKDAADAAAEESRLREEFESEGRKLPPKEESQTFDSNVITPGTEFMAVLSIALQYYVHLRLNNDPGWKNIKVILSDANVPGEGEHKIMSYIRLQRNLEGYDPNTRHCLYGLDADLIMLGLATHEIHFSILREVVFTPGPDKCFVCGQVGHMAAECEGKAKRKSGEFDEKGDAIVVKKPFQFLNIWTLREYLEFEMRIPNAPFEIDFECILDDFIFICFFVGNDFLPHMPTLEIREGAINLLMAVYKKEFKELGGYLTNGSKPNLSRVEHFIQAVGSYEDSIFQKRARQQQRTVERIKRQKSQARRGDDVGPQVQPESLVPVTQFRGSRLASAPMVSPFQQAGPTSVRKGNKEVHERPSKVSRSYSGATVAAAIVAAENSLLEDAQDNKDDLKIKLKGILRDKSDVFNSKGGHEDKIKLGEPGWKERYYEEKFSAQTPEELDAIRKDVVLKYTEGLCWVMHYYYEGVCSWQWFYPYHYAPFASDLKDLGELNINFELGTPFKPFDQLLGVFPAASSHALPEPYRKLMTDPNSPIIDFYPIDFDVDMNGKRYAWQGIAKLPFIDEARLLQEVRKIEDLLTPEEKRRNAIMFEMLFVNSCHPLSACISTLDNKCRNMSNSERADVKEKIDPNERDTCSGGMNGYISLCGGEPCPPIFRSPIAGMEDIMDNHVICAIYRLPDVHEHITRPPHGVKFPKKIVTLGDLKPEPVLWHEDNGRRFNEGNGRRFNEDNGRRFNEDNGRRFNEDNGRRFNESGRRNPPGAISGRELGDAAHRMVANSLQIRTDSNRYQHANGSTMPYNGPRGQRPSHHGHNYGSHPGQDYRSRPGYAVMPPLSVPPQYIPYAAVPPVEYGYNQPYSPPVLPSPHQHQSNSFPRGDHQNPRSQHYERNSHHVNGGNARHSSGNNQNPHFTNTQGSFAHQSHHGAGRHSRNFRPFRGSTTHWTSSANPSGSREYGQHSANHYSLLDRGASRKPRPPTNHNHK, from the exons ATGGGAGTTCCGGCTTTCTACCGATGGCTCGCGGAAAAATATCCGATGGTGATTGTCGACGCAGTTGAAGAAGAACCTGTTGTTATCGAAGGTGTTGAAATCCCAATTGATTTGAGTAAACCAAACCCTAATAATCTCGAATACGATAACCTTTATCTTGATATGAATGGTATCATTCATCCTTGTTTTCATCCTGAGGATagg CCATCACCGACATCTTTCGAGGAGGTGTTTGAGTGTATGTTTGATTACATTGATAGGTTGTTTAACATGGTGCGACCTAGGAAGCTGCTGTTTATGGCTATTG ATGGTGTTGCACCGAGGGCTAAAATGAACCAGCAACGGTCTAGGCGGTTTAGGGCAGCTAAAGACGCAGCTGATGCG GCTGCTGAAGAGTCAAGGTTACGGGAGGAATTTGAAAGTGAGGGCAGAAAGCTTCCTCCTAAGGAAGAGtcacaaacttttgattcaaatgTAATCACGCCTGGAACTGAATTCATGGCTGTTTTATCAATTGCACTTCAGTACTATGTTCATCTTAGGCTGAACAATGACCCTGGTTGGAAAAATATCAAG GTTATTCTTTCTGATGCAAATGTTCCTGGTGAAGGGGAGCATAAGATTATGTCCTATATTCGCCTTCAAAGAAATCTTGAAGGATATGATCCGAATACACGACATTGCCTGTATGGTTTG GATGCTGATTTGATTATGTTGGGTCTGGCTACCCATGAAATCCATTTTTCAATTCTTAGAGAG GTTGTATTTACTCCTGGTCCAGACAAATGCTTTGTGTGTGGTCAAGTGGGTCATATGGCTGCAGAATGTGAAGGAAAGGCCAAAAGGAAGTCAGGGGAATTTGATGAAAAGGGCGATGCTATTGTTGTTAAAAAGCCTTTCCAG TTTCTGAACATTTGGACTCTGAGGGAATATCTGGAGTTTGAGATGAGAATACCTAATGCTCCTTTTGAGATTGATTTTGAATGCATATTGGATGATTTTATCTTCATATGCTTTTTTGTTGGAAATGATTTCCTACCACATATGCCTACGCTGGAGATTCGTGAG GGTGCAATTAACTTGCTGATGGCAGTATACAAGAAGGAATTTAAGGAATTGGGTGGTTATTTGACAAATGGTAGTAAG CCAAATTTGAGCAGGGTGGAGCATTTTATTCAGGCTGTTGGATCATACGAAGACAGCATATTCCAGAAAAGAGCTCGACAGCAACAG CGAACCGTGGAAAGAATTAAGCGTCAAAAGTCACAAGCAAGAAGAGGAGATGATGTTGGGCCTCAAGTTCAACCTGAGTCTCTAGTTCCAGTTACACAATTCCGCGGTTCTCGTCTCGCTTCAGCTCCAATGGTTTCACCATTTCAACAAGCTGGGCCCACCTCAGTCAGAAAAGGTAATAAAGAAGTCCATGAGAGGCCCAGTAAAGTTTCTAGGTCATATTCAGGAGCAACTGTTGCTGCTGCAATCGTTGCAGCGGAGAATAGCCTTTTAGAAGAT GCTCAAGATAACAAAGACGACTTGAAAATAAAGCTGAAGGGGATACTTCGTGACAAATCTGATGTGTTCAACTCAAAAGGTGGTCATGAGGACAAG aTTAAGTTGGGAGAACCAGGCTGGAAAGAGAGGTATTATGAAGAAAAGTTTTCTGCTCAAACTCCTGAAGAACTTGATGCTATACGGAAAGATGTT GTCTTGAAATATACTGAGGGTCTATGCTGGGTGATGCATTATTATTATGAAGGTGTTTGTTCTTGGCAATG GTTTTATCCGTATCATTATGCTCCCTTTGCGTCTGATCTCAAGGACCTTGGTGAGCTCAATATTAACTTTGAGCTGGGTACTCCATTCAAACCATTTGATCAGCTTCTTGGAGTTTTTCCTGCTGCAAG CTCTCATGCTCTGCCCGAGCCGTATAGGAAACTTATGACTGATCCCAACTCGCCAATTATTGACTTCTATCCAATAG ATTTTGATGTGGACATGAATGGCAAACGCTATGCTTGGCAG GGTATTGCAAAGTTACCTTTTATTGATGAAGCCCGTCTCCTTCAGGAAGTGCGGAAAATAGAAGACTTGTTAACG cCAGAGGAAAAGCGACGAAATGCAATAATGTTCGAGATGCTTTTTGTAAATTCATGTCATCCTCTCTCTGCGTGCATTAGTACACTCGACAACAAATGTAGAAACATGTCCAACTCTGAACGCGCTGAtgtcaaagaaaaaattgatcCCAATGAAAG GGATACATGCAGTGGTGGAATGAATGGTTACATATCCTTATGTGGTGGAGAACCTTGCCCTCCCATCTTCAGGTCCCCTATTGCAGGCATGGAAGACATTATGGATAATCATGTCAT ATGTGCAATATATAGACTTCCAGATGTACATGAACATATAACCCGACCTCCACATGGAGTTAAATTTCCAAAGAAG ATTGTGACTCTTGGGGATCTAAAACCTGAACCCGTGTTATGGCATGAGGATAATGGTAGGAGATTTAATGAGGGTAATGGTAGGAGATTTAATGAGGATAATGGTAGGAGATTTAATGAGGATAATGGTAGAAGATTTAATGAGGATAATGGTAGAAGATTTAATGAAAGTGGAAG GAGAAACCCTCCAGGAGCTATATCCGGTCGGGAGCTAGGAGATGCAGCACACAGAATGGTTGCAAATTCATTACAGATCAGGACGGACTCAAATAGATACCAGCATGCTAATGGATCTACAATGCCTTATAATGGACCAAGGGGACAGAGACCATCACACCATGGCCATAACTATGGATCACACCCTGGCCAAGATTATAGATCACGCCCTGGCTATGCCGTAATGCCGCCTTTATCAGTTCCTCCGCAGTATATACCATACGCTGCTGTCCCTCCAGTGGAGTATGGTTATAATCAACCATACTCTCCACCAGTGCTGCCTAGTCCTCATCAACACCAATCAAATTCTTTTCCAAGAGGGGACCACCAAAACCCTAGATCACAACATTATGAAAGAAATAGCCATCATGTTAATGGTGGAAATGCAAGGCATTCCTCAGGAAACAATCAGAATCCTCATTTTACAAATACACAAGGTTCATTTGCCCATCAAAGTCACCACGGCGCTGGTCGCCACAGCCGAAACTTCCGACCATTTAGAGGTTCTACTACCCATTGGACTTCTTCGGCTAACCCTAGTGGGTCTAGGGAATACGGTCAACATTCGGCCAATCATTATTCTTTATTAGATAGAGGAGCAAGCCGGAAGCCGAGGCCTCCAaccaatcataatcacaaataA
- the LOC123918431 gene encoding 5'-3' exoribonuclease 3 isoform X1, translating to MGVPAFYRWLAEKYPMVIVDAVEEEPVVIEGVEIPIDLSKPNPNNLEYDNLYLDMNGIIHPCFHPEDRPSPTSFEEVFECMFDYIDRLFNMVRPRKLLFMAIDGVAPRAKMNQQRSRRFRAAKDAADAAAEESRLREEFESEGRKLPPKEESQTFDSNVITPGTEFMAVLSIALQYYVHLRLNNDPGWKNIKVILSDANVPGEGEHKIMSYIRLQRNLEGYDPNTRHCLYGLDADLIMLGLATHEIHFSILREVVFTPGPDKCFVCGQVGHMAAECEGKAKRKSGEFDEKGDAIVVKKPFQFLNIWTLREYLEFEMRIPNAPFEIDFECILDDFIFICFFVGNDFLPHMPTLEIREGAINLLMAVYKKEFKELGGYLTNGSKPNLSRVEHFIQAVGSYEDSIFQKRARQQQRTVERIKRQKSQARRGDDVGPQVQPESLVPVTQFRGSRLASAPMVSPFQQAGPTSVRKGNKEVHERPSKVSRSYSGATVAAAIVAAENSLLEDYSSAFQAQDNKDDLKIKLKGILRDKSDVFNSKGGHEDKIKLGEPGWKERYYEEKFSAQTPEELDAIRKDVVLKYTEGLCWVMHYYYEGVCSWQWFYPYHYAPFASDLKDLGELNINFELGTPFKPFDQLLGVFPAASSHALPEPYRKLMTDPNSPIIDFYPIDFDVDMNGKRYAWQGIAKLPFIDEARLLQEVRKIEDLLTPEEKRRNAIMFEMLFVNSCHPLSACISTLDNKCRNMSNSERADVKEKIDPNERDTCSGGMNGYISLCGGEPCPPIFRSPIAGMEDIMDNHVICAIYRLPDVHEHITRPPHGVKFPKKIVTLGDLKPEPVLWHEDNGRRFNEGNGRRFNEDNGRRFNEDNGRRFNEDNGRRFNESGRRNPPGAISGRELGDAAHRMVANSLQIRTDSNRYQHANGSTMPYNGPRGQRPSHHGHNYGSHPGQDYRSRPGYAVMPPLSVPPQYIPYAAVPPVEYGYNQPYSPPVLPSPHQHQSNSFPRGDHQNPRSQHYERNSHHVNGGNARHSSGNNQNPHFTNTQGSFAHQSHHGAGRHSRNFRPFRGSTTHWTSSANPSGSREYGQHSANHYSLLDRGASRKPRPPTNHNHK from the exons ATGGGAGTTCCGGCTTTCTACCGATGGCTCGCGGAAAAATATCCGATGGTGATTGTCGACGCAGTTGAAGAAGAACCTGTTGTTATCGAAGGTGTTGAAATCCCAATTGATTTGAGTAAACCAAACCCTAATAATCTCGAATACGATAACCTTTATCTTGATATGAATGGTATCATTCATCCTTGTTTTCATCCTGAGGATagg CCATCACCGACATCTTTCGAGGAGGTGTTTGAGTGTATGTTTGATTACATTGATAGGTTGTTTAACATGGTGCGACCTAGGAAGCTGCTGTTTATGGCTATTG ATGGTGTTGCACCGAGGGCTAAAATGAACCAGCAACGGTCTAGGCGGTTTAGGGCAGCTAAAGACGCAGCTGATGCG GCTGCTGAAGAGTCAAGGTTACGGGAGGAATTTGAAAGTGAGGGCAGAAAGCTTCCTCCTAAGGAAGAGtcacaaacttttgattcaaatgTAATCACGCCTGGAACTGAATTCATGGCTGTTTTATCAATTGCACTTCAGTACTATGTTCATCTTAGGCTGAACAATGACCCTGGTTGGAAAAATATCAAG GTTATTCTTTCTGATGCAAATGTTCCTGGTGAAGGGGAGCATAAGATTATGTCCTATATTCGCCTTCAAAGAAATCTTGAAGGATATGATCCGAATACACGACATTGCCTGTATGGTTTG GATGCTGATTTGATTATGTTGGGTCTGGCTACCCATGAAATCCATTTTTCAATTCTTAGAGAG GTTGTATTTACTCCTGGTCCAGACAAATGCTTTGTGTGTGGTCAAGTGGGTCATATGGCTGCAGAATGTGAAGGAAAGGCCAAAAGGAAGTCAGGGGAATTTGATGAAAAGGGCGATGCTATTGTTGTTAAAAAGCCTTTCCAG TTTCTGAACATTTGGACTCTGAGGGAATATCTGGAGTTTGAGATGAGAATACCTAATGCTCCTTTTGAGATTGATTTTGAATGCATATTGGATGATTTTATCTTCATATGCTTTTTTGTTGGAAATGATTTCCTACCACATATGCCTACGCTGGAGATTCGTGAG GGTGCAATTAACTTGCTGATGGCAGTATACAAGAAGGAATTTAAGGAATTGGGTGGTTATTTGACAAATGGTAGTAAG CCAAATTTGAGCAGGGTGGAGCATTTTATTCAGGCTGTTGGATCATACGAAGACAGCATATTCCAGAAAAGAGCTCGACAGCAACAG CGAACCGTGGAAAGAATTAAGCGTCAAAAGTCACAAGCAAGAAGAGGAGATGATGTTGGGCCTCAAGTTCAACCTGAGTCTCTAGTTCCAGTTACACAATTCCGCGGTTCTCGTCTCGCTTCAGCTCCAATGGTTTCACCATTTCAACAAGCTGGGCCCACCTCAGTCAGAAAAGGTAATAAAGAAGTCCATGAGAGGCCCAGTAAAGTTTCTAGGTCATATTCAGGAGCAACTGTTGCTGCTGCAATCGTTGCAGCGGAGAATAGCCTTTTAGAAGAT TATTCTTCTGCTTTTCAGGCTCAAGATAACAAAGACGACTTGAAAATAAAGCTGAAGGGGATACTTCGTGACAAATCTGATGTGTTCAACTCAAAAGGTGGTCATGAGGACAAG aTTAAGTTGGGAGAACCAGGCTGGAAAGAGAGGTATTATGAAGAAAAGTTTTCTGCTCAAACTCCTGAAGAACTTGATGCTATACGGAAAGATGTT GTCTTGAAATATACTGAGGGTCTATGCTGGGTGATGCATTATTATTATGAAGGTGTTTGTTCTTGGCAATG GTTTTATCCGTATCATTATGCTCCCTTTGCGTCTGATCTCAAGGACCTTGGTGAGCTCAATATTAACTTTGAGCTGGGTACTCCATTCAAACCATTTGATCAGCTTCTTGGAGTTTTTCCTGCTGCAAG CTCTCATGCTCTGCCCGAGCCGTATAGGAAACTTATGACTGATCCCAACTCGCCAATTATTGACTTCTATCCAATAG ATTTTGATGTGGACATGAATGGCAAACGCTATGCTTGGCAG GGTATTGCAAAGTTACCTTTTATTGATGAAGCCCGTCTCCTTCAGGAAGTGCGGAAAATAGAAGACTTGTTAACG cCAGAGGAAAAGCGACGAAATGCAATAATGTTCGAGATGCTTTTTGTAAATTCATGTCATCCTCTCTCTGCGTGCATTAGTACACTCGACAACAAATGTAGAAACATGTCCAACTCTGAACGCGCTGAtgtcaaagaaaaaattgatcCCAATGAAAG GGATACATGCAGTGGTGGAATGAATGGTTACATATCCTTATGTGGTGGAGAACCTTGCCCTCCCATCTTCAGGTCCCCTATTGCAGGCATGGAAGACATTATGGATAATCATGTCAT ATGTGCAATATATAGACTTCCAGATGTACATGAACATATAACCCGACCTCCACATGGAGTTAAATTTCCAAAGAAG ATTGTGACTCTTGGGGATCTAAAACCTGAACCCGTGTTATGGCATGAGGATAATGGTAGGAGATTTAATGAGGGTAATGGTAGGAGATTTAATGAGGATAATGGTAGGAGATTTAATGAGGATAATGGTAGAAGATTTAATGAGGATAATGGTAGAAGATTTAATGAAAGTGGAAG GAGAAACCCTCCAGGAGCTATATCCGGTCGGGAGCTAGGAGATGCAGCACACAGAATGGTTGCAAATTCATTACAGATCAGGACGGACTCAAATAGATACCAGCATGCTAATGGATCTACAATGCCTTATAATGGACCAAGGGGACAGAGACCATCACACCATGGCCATAACTATGGATCACACCCTGGCCAAGATTATAGATCACGCCCTGGCTATGCCGTAATGCCGCCTTTATCAGTTCCTCCGCAGTATATACCATACGCTGCTGTCCCTCCAGTGGAGTATGGTTATAATCAACCATACTCTCCACCAGTGCTGCCTAGTCCTCATCAACACCAATCAAATTCTTTTCCAAGAGGGGACCACCAAAACCCTAGATCACAACATTATGAAAGAAATAGCCATCATGTTAATGGTGGAAATGCAAGGCATTCCTCAGGAAACAATCAGAATCCTCATTTTACAAATACACAAGGTTCATTTGCCCATCAAAGTCACCACGGCGCTGGTCGCCACAGCCGAAACTTCCGACCATTTAGAGGTTCTACTACCCATTGGACTTCTTCGGCTAACCCTAGTGGGTCTAGGGAATACGGTCAACATTCGGCCAATCATTATTCTTTATTAGATAGAGGAGCAAGCCGGAAGCCGAGGCCTCCAaccaatcataatcacaaataA